The proteins below are encoded in one region of Mycobacterium shinjukuense:
- a CDS encoding non-ribosomal peptide synthetase translates to MADDARSVRERRRELLRRRIADSGVAAAQPVDDAAVCAGQRYPLSSGQRRMWFLQSMDPGDTTLNICVAYRLTGALDEQRLSAAFRAVVARHAILRTCFRVDTEGEPYQIFFDDVEIGWRTEDLTYIPEEGRDRRIEARAHDEFGRPFDLTDELPLRITLMRTGTHEFVVLLVVHHICWDDDCWAVFFDELSAAYHGHQLGGRPPQFVAVEVLDNSGEPTVADVGYWADTLRPPPEPLALPGSAAARPSRQAQRRTRALPAQLLGRVEDFARKRSASPFVVLLAAFGVLVRRYTGAPDFLVSVPVTERKAAAAGAIGYFGNTLLLRLTPRSQDTFASFVDAVRQTCLDGFAHRSVGIDRVVREVNPERMGHDGMDRLVRLGFSMRKSVSDFRLDGVTVRQLDELGAVTAHLPLSVAVVLDPAIVELEYQVDVLDAALVDQMLAHYLQLLDRALAEPGRRLVSLDMLGPGERAAVLALSHGELVATPATTMVAMLETAANARPDTVALASDTAELTYAELHRRANRLARWLIGQGFGADDIIGLRLTTSIEFIVAMLAVLKSGAAYLPIDPAYPPDRIDYLVTDARPRTVLGRDDLEAAERAAAGLPDGALIDAERIRPLHPEHLAYVIYTSGSTGQPKGVAVAHHAIAEHVDGFIAEWSMTAEDRLLQSSSVSFDASLLDILVTLSLGARLIVPKPDAFTDIGYVADLIGRHGVTVLHMVPSVLSTVLLLPQVNQWRQLRHVPVGGEALAGEVADKFARYFDAELRNHYGPTEAVVCATHMRVRGSYGARVVPIGVPNRNVYAYVLDEELQPVPVEVIGELYLGGVQLARGYLGRPGMTAERFVADPYNPGMRMYRTGDLVRRNIAGELEFVGRADEQVKVRGFRIELGEVESVIATHPAVRHCLVVAEDTEAGPILAAYLVPMADESHSAHVDLDEIRTHAGSLLPEYMVPNAFAVIPEIPLTVSGKLDRRALPAPTPVAARRYREPATATERRMCAIFARLFGWQQVGADDSLFGLGGHSLLAARLVAQIRAEFGTELSVRAVFDTPTPAGLAARLVERFRAEFDIELDATESEETGDDTVPRSAARSSRPELVDRVRPPWPPLSYSQLAMWFQYRLRGANDVFNMALALRFNGPLDTAVLAEAVNDVVARHEVLRTNFVERQGVPYQHVHPSLQVRLAVVETTADRLDATIAELRRYVFALESEPLIRPTLLVLAPDSRLLLLLVHHIVTDHSSLGVVFEDLITAYRARLAGAAPRWATKPLQFADYAVWQRNTFDAPGEWAQAELAYWRAALAGMPADISVAADHPRPPVLGRRGEVVNFPVSAARRAALVRLAEQSGTTEFTVYQAALAVVLHQLGGGTDIAIGSPVASRVDVTTAELTGPCANVVVLRTDLSGDPSLRAILARSREVVLDALAHQELPIERLVEAINPPRSPSRNHPLFQTSIHFRGEDWALLPRDLTGTGETTVAPVPMDFEISLLDLNVALNVTPDADLDVRVVGNADLYQPQTVALIADALDAALDAFATTPDSAVSTLELLSAADLHRLRTAPTPAEPQWSRPRIGGSVETEQALIGLLEELLEITGVDRDDNFFALGGDSIVSVQWSARAAAQGLPLTPAMVFEHMTIAELAAAVDAAADRPAAEADSTPESRSAPMSASGLSAEALAELTASWQRHS, encoded by the coding sequence ATGGCAGACGATGCCAGGTCAGTGCGGGAACGTCGTCGCGAACTGCTGCGCAGACGCATCGCCGACAGCGGTGTGGCGGCAGCGCAACCGGTGGACGATGCGGCGGTGTGCGCGGGCCAGCGTTACCCGCTGTCGAGCGGTCAGCGCCGGATGTGGTTTCTGCAGTCGATGGACCCCGGTGACACCACATTGAACATCTGCGTGGCCTATCGGCTGACCGGCGCGCTAGACGAGCAGCGGTTGTCGGCGGCCTTTCGTGCCGTCGTTGCACGCCACGCCATCCTGCGCACCTGCTTTCGTGTGGACACCGAGGGGGAGCCATACCAGATATTCTTCGATGACGTCGAGATCGGTTGGCGGACAGAAGATTTGACTTACATCCCGGAGGAGGGCAGGGACCGGCGGATCGAGGCCCGCGCACACGACGAGTTTGGCCGACCATTCGACCTCACCGACGAATTGCCGCTGCGGATAACCCTAATGCGCACCGGTACACACGAGTTCGTGGTGCTGCTGGTCGTGCATCACATCTGCTGGGACGACGACTGCTGGGCGGTCTTCTTCGACGAGCTGAGCGCCGCGTACCACGGGCATCAACTCGGCGGTCGGCCGCCGCAGTTCGTCGCGGTCGAAGTGCTGGACAACTCGGGTGAGCCCACCGTGGCCGACGTCGGCTACTGGGCCGACACGCTGCGGCCGCCACCCGAACCGCTGGCGCTGCCCGGCTCGGCGGCCGCCCGCCCGTCCCGGCAGGCGCAACGTCGAACCCGGGCGCTGCCTGCCCAGCTGCTCGGCAGGGTTGAGGACTTTGCCCGGAAGCGCTCCGCGTCGCCGTTCGTGGTGCTGTTGGCGGCCTTCGGCGTGCTGGTGCGCCGCTACACCGGGGCGCCGGATTTCCTGGTCTCCGTGCCGGTAACCGAGCGTAAGGCCGCGGCGGCCGGTGCCATCGGGTATTTCGGCAACACGCTGTTGCTGCGGCTCACCCCCCGGTCGCAGGACACCTTCGCCTCGTTCGTCGACGCCGTGCGCCAGACCTGCCTGGACGGCTTTGCCCACCGGTCCGTCGGCATCGACCGGGTGGTGCGCGAAGTCAACCCGGAGCGGATGGGACACGACGGCATGGACCGGCTGGTGCGGCTGGGCTTTTCCATGCGCAAGAGCGTGAGCGATTTCAGGTTGGACGGCGTCACGGTGCGCCAACTCGACGAGCTGGGCGCCGTGACGGCCCACCTGCCGCTTTCTGTCGCGGTGGTCCTCGACCCGGCGATCGTCGAGTTGGAGTACCAGGTCGATGTGCTGGACGCGGCCCTGGTCGATCAGATGCTGGCGCACTACCTGCAGCTGTTGGACCGTGCGCTGGCCGAGCCCGGGCGGCGGCTGGTCAGCCTGGACATGCTTGGCCCCGGCGAGCGGGCTGCCGTCCTGGCGCTGTCCCACGGCGAACTGGTGGCCACGCCCGCCACCACCATGGTGGCGATGCTCGAAACCGCTGCCAACGCCCGACCCGATACGGTCGCGCTGGCTTCCGACACCGCTGAGCTGACCTACGCCGAATTGCACCGCCGGGCGAATCGGCTGGCGCGCTGGCTCATCGGACAGGGATTCGGCGCCGACGACATCATTGGCCTACGCTTGACCACGTCGATCGAGTTCATCGTCGCGATGCTCGCGGTGCTCAAATCCGGCGCGGCCTATCTGCCGATCGACCCGGCCTACCCGCCGGATCGCATCGACTACCTGGTCACCGACGCCCGCCCGCGGACTGTCCTCGGGCGGGACGACCTGGAGGCCGCCGAGCGGGCCGCCGCCGGGCTGCCCGACGGCGCGCTCATCGACGCCGAGCGTATCCGTCCGCTGCATCCCGAGCACTTGGCCTACGTCATCTACACCTCCGGCTCCACCGGCCAGCCCAAGGGGGTGGCGGTTGCGCATCACGCCATCGCCGAGCACGTGGATGGCTTCATCGCCGAGTGGAGCATGACCGCCGAAGACCGGCTATTGCAGTCGTCGTCGGTGAGCTTTGACGCGTCGCTGCTGGACATCTTGGTCACGTTGTCGCTCGGCGCACGGCTGATCGTGCCCAAGCCCGACGCGTTCACCGACATCGGCTATGTGGCCGATCTGATTGGTCGCCACGGCGTCACCGTGCTGCACATGGTGCCGTCGGTACTGAGCACCGTGCTGCTGCTGCCGCAGGTGAACCAGTGGCGGCAGCTGCGTCACGTGCCGGTGGGTGGCGAGGCGCTTGCCGGTGAAGTGGCCGACAAGTTCGCCCGCTACTTCGACGCGGAGTTACGCAATCACTACGGCCCGACCGAGGCCGTCGTCTGCGCGACGCACATGCGGGTCAGGGGCTCCTATGGCGCGCGGGTGGTCCCGATCGGCGTGCCCAACCGCAACGTCTACGCCTATGTCTTGGACGAGGAGTTGCAGCCGGTGCCCGTCGAGGTGATCGGTGAGCTCTACCTCGGTGGTGTCCAGTTGGCGCGTGGCTATCTGGGTCGTCCCGGGATGACCGCGGAGCGATTCGTCGCCGACCCCTACAACCCGGGCATGCGGATGTATCGAACGGGAGATCTGGTTCGCCGCAACATCGCTGGCGAGCTGGAATTCGTCGGCCGGGCCGACGAGCAGGTCAAGGTTCGTGGTTTCCGCATCGAACTTGGCGAGGTCGAGTCCGTGATCGCCACACATCCGGCGGTGCGACACTGCCTGGTCGTGGCCGAAGACACCGAGGCCGGACCGATCCTGGCCGCATACCTGGTTCCGATGGCCGACGAAAGCCATTCCGCGCACGTGGATCTCGACGAGATACGGACACATGCCGGGTCGCTGTTGCCGGAATACATGGTGCCCAACGCGTTTGCGGTGATCCCCGAGATCCCGCTGACCGTGAGCGGCAAGCTGGACCGGCGGGCACTGCCCGCGCCCACCCCGGTCGCGGCACGCCGCTACCGCGAGCCGGCGACGGCCACCGAGCGCCGGATGTGCGCCATCTTCGCGCGGTTGTTCGGCTGGCAGCAGGTCGGCGCCGACGACTCCTTATTCGGCCTGGGCGGCCATTCCCTGCTGGCGGCCCGGCTGGTCGCGCAGATCCGCGCCGAGTTCGGCACGGAGCTCAGCGTGCGCGCGGTGTTCGATACCCCAACCCCGGCCGGCTTGGCGGCGCGGCTGGTCGAGCGGTTTCGCGCCGAGTTCGATATCGAGCTGGACGCGACGGAATCCGAGGAAACCGGTGACGACACGGTGCCGCGGTCAGCTGCTCGGTCGTCTCGCCCGGAACTCGTCGACCGCGTTCGGCCCCCATGGCCCCCGTTGTCCTACTCGCAGCTGGCCATGTGGTTCCAGTACCGGTTGAGGGGCGCCAACGACGTCTTCAACATGGCTCTCGCGCTTCGCTTCAACGGTCCGCTGGACACCGCGGTGCTTGCCGAGGCGGTCAACGACGTGGTGGCCCGTCACGAGGTGCTGCGCACGAACTTCGTCGAACGCCAAGGCGTCCCGTATCAACATGTGCACCCCAGTTTGCAGGTGCGGCTAGCCGTCGTCGAGACCACCGCCGACCGGCTCGACGCGACCATCGCCGAGCTGCGTCGCTATGTGTTCGCCCTGGAGTCCGAACCCCTGATCAGGCCAACCCTGCTGGTGCTTGCCCCGGATTCGCGCCTGCTGCTCTTGCTCGTCCATCACATCGTCACCGATCACAGCTCACTGGGCGTCGTCTTCGAAGACCTCATCACCGCCTACCGCGCGCGGTTGGCCGGCGCCGCGCCGCGGTGGGCCACGAAGCCACTTCAGTTCGCCGATTACGCTGTGTGGCAACGAAATACCTTCGACGCACCGGGCGAATGGGCGCAGGCTGAGCTGGCGTACTGGCGTGCGGCCTTGGCCGGAATGCCCGCCGACATCTCGGTAGCCGCCGACCACCCGCGCCCGCCGGTCCTGGGCAGGCGGGGGGAAGTGGTGAATTTCCCGGTCTCCGCGGCCCGCCGGGCCGCCCTGGTCCGGCTGGCCGAGCAATCCGGCACCACCGAGTTCACGGTTTACCAGGCGGCTCTCGCGGTCGTGTTACACCAGCTGGGCGGTGGCACCGACATCGCCATCGGCAGCCCGGTGGCGTCCCGGGTCGACGTCACCACCGCAGAACTGACCGGCCCGTGCGCCAACGTGGTGGTGCTGCGCACCGACCTGTCCGGCGACCCCAGCCTGCGCGCCATCCTGGCGCGCAGCCGCGAGGTGGTGCTCGATGCGCTGGCACACCAGGAGCTTCCCATCGAGCGCTTGGTGGAGGCGATCAACCCGCCGCGGTCGCCGTCGCGCAACCATCCGCTGTTCCAGACCTCGATCCACTTCCGTGGCGAGGACTGGGCACTGCTGCCACGTGATCTCACCGGGACCGGCGAAACCACGGTCGCACCGGTGCCGATGGACTTCGAGATCTCCCTGCTGGATCTGAACGTGGCCCTGAACGTGACACCGGACGCCGACCTGGACGTGCGGGTGGTCGGCAACGCGGATCTCTACCAACCCCAGACCGTTGCGCTGATTGCCGATGCCCTCGACGCCGCACTGGACGCGTTCGCGACGACCCCGGACTCCGCGGTGTCCACGCTGGAGTTGCTGTCGGCGGCCGACCTGCACCGGCTGCGTACCGCGCCGACCCCGGCCGAGCCGCAATGGTCCCGGCCGAGGATCGGCGGCAGCGTGGAAACCGAACAAGCCCTCATTGGCCTGCTTGAGGAGTTGCTCGAGATCACCGGCGTCGATCGCGACGACAACTTTTTCGCGCTCGGCGGTGACAGCATCGTGTCCGTGCAATGGTCGGCTCGCGCCGCCGCCCAGGGCTTGCCGTTGACCCCGGCGATGGTGTTCGAGCACATGACCATCGCCGAGCTGGCCGCGGCGGTCGACGCGGCCGCCGATCGGCCTGCGGCCGAGGCCGATTCGACACCCGAAAGCCGGAGCGCGCCGATGAGCGCCTCGGGTCTGAGCGCCGAGGCGTTGGCCGAGCTCACGGCGTCCTGGCAGCGACACTCGTGA
- a CDS encoding non-ribosomal peptide synthetase → MTSSPPRIEDVLALSPLQEGLFALSRLAEDGIDVYTMQFVADIDGPLDVELLRRSAQAMLDRHPNLRAAFWDRDVPKPVQIVPAHAELPWSQRVAIPTEFESIARSERRRPFDLSRGPALRVVLLAVPGERRYRLIFTAHHILMDGWGLGVFFTEMLAVYRAGGSADGLPTPRPYRDYIAWLAGQDREAAIAKWTHYLRGVSGPLMVANGPAMGPVGAGGDVPETSESLLPADGTARLRRWAGDNGLTLNTAVLFAWIVLLGRLTDRRDVVVGTVVSGRPEHLPGVETMVGLFVNTVPVVHHLSGTAAVVEQCARLQRETSAMRDVGYLSLSELQRAHGHGALFDSLFVFENAPIEDAIRPVTTPDGVRFRPVKGESLTHYPVTVVAHTRDDALVVVVEAIREALPHLPAAEICQRLVGVLDQLPEVGDQTPDALDVLIAAERAACDDLAARSAPTPDDTVWQAFERQVAATPDAVALSTGGGERYTYAELYDDAARLAGELAERGVGPEAVVALVLPRSSRSIVAILGVLAAGGAYLPVDITLPAARIESIFRQANPLLAVTEAGCSELVTAGIPTLIIDDPGVSERISRRAAAAPTVSRHPSHSAYVIFTSGSTGEPKGVIGTHAALLSYYADHRERVYRAASGRLGRPMRIAHAWSLGFDASWQPMVGLLDGHWLHLFDPEEMRDADRLVLGMAAHRIDMIDTTPSMFGQLRAAGLADHNLAVLALGGEAIDRSLWEQLRGLSPTAVYNCYGPTEMTVEAVVARVDEHPTPTIGTVNAGTFGYVLDSALRMVPNGVVGELYLSGAQLARGYIGGSGLTAARFVADPFRPGQRMYRTGDVVRRLPHGGYAYLGRGDTQVKIRGHRVELGEIEAALRGQTQVHDAAVSVLSRETGTILVGFVVWQDNVEGDLAGLRAALAKRLPSYMVPARIVALPALPVNANGKLDGHALDRLAEDALSTVPVGEAGSACTATERSLCELFAEQFNGVVPHLDDDFFLFGLDSIVAISLVHKARRRGLALSPRTVLGAPTIRQLAAAIDAAAGSDAAVTDPDQGEVLPLPMVSWLYEHGNYRRFTHTVLLRLPTGIDHSSIESMLQLLLDGHDTLRSILIDTPAGPRLVTREPGVVRAADLLTRVELAKPTDDELISAISRTARGVLDQIDPRAGAMVRSVWFSGAEHGEVLLLTAHHLTVDVVSWHIMLGDLAEAWRCVTAGTAPKMLSEFTSYRRWCALMWQRAAAPEVHAQRQYWAGQVGEPDPVLGARRPDPTRDTWSTLRVTRVVTPVDVTERMLSTITREEGVREFLLAAATMTIASWRRERAQDPASGTLVALEGHGRADAVMNTDTTNTVGWFTSAFPVRLGAGAAAVDIERAERDSGAARALLESVVCHLGAIPNDGLDYGLLRYVAEVPELRETAEPQIQFSYLGRLDLGVTDQPWSPLAGPYLDALPDDPEPELPLRFALNLSAFVASTPDGTQLISNWRWCAALFTSSDIDRMTQFWQRGIAALAAGVDRNPG, encoded by the coding sequence GTGACCAGCTCACCGCCGCGGATCGAGGACGTTCTCGCCCTCAGCCCCCTGCAGGAAGGGCTGTTCGCGTTATCCCGGCTGGCCGAGGACGGCATCGACGTCTACACCATGCAGTTCGTGGCCGATATCGACGGACCGCTTGACGTCGAGCTGCTCCGCCGCAGCGCTCAGGCCATGCTGGACCGGCACCCGAATCTGCGCGCGGCGTTCTGGGATCGCGATGTGCCCAAGCCGGTGCAGATCGTGCCGGCCCACGCGGAGCTGCCGTGGTCCCAACGCGTCGCCATACCAACGGAATTCGAGTCCATTGCGCGATCGGAGCGGCGCCGGCCGTTTGATTTGAGCCGCGGCCCGGCATTGCGCGTGGTGCTGCTCGCAGTGCCCGGTGAGCGGCGGTACCGGCTGATTTTCACCGCGCACCACATTCTGATGGACGGCTGGGGGCTCGGTGTGTTCTTCACCGAGATGCTCGCCGTGTACCGGGCGGGGGGATCGGCCGACGGGTTGCCCACCCCGCGTCCCTACCGGGACTACATCGCCTGGCTGGCGGGGCAGGACAGGGAGGCCGCGATCGCCAAGTGGACCCACTATCTGCGGGGGGTGTCCGGGCCGCTGATGGTGGCGAACGGCCCAGCGATGGGCCCGGTCGGTGCGGGTGGTGACGTACCGGAGACGTCGGAATCGCTGCTGCCCGCCGACGGTACGGCCCGGCTACGGCGTTGGGCCGGCGACAACGGGCTCACGCTCAACACCGCGGTGTTGTTCGCCTGGATCGTGCTGCTCGGCAGGCTCACCGACCGTCGCGACGTCGTCGTGGGCACCGTGGTCTCCGGCCGCCCGGAGCACTTGCCCGGCGTGGAGACCATGGTGGGGTTGTTCGTCAACACGGTGCCGGTGGTGCACCACCTCAGCGGCACCGCCGCGGTGGTCGAGCAATGTGCGCGGTTGCAGCGCGAGACATCGGCGATGCGGGACGTCGGCTATCTCAGCCTGTCGGAACTCCAGCGCGCTCACGGCCACGGAGCCTTGTTCGACAGCCTGTTCGTGTTCGAGAACGCCCCGATCGAGGACGCCATTCGCCCGGTGACCACACCCGACGGCGTCCGATTCCGCCCGGTCAAGGGCGAGAGCCTGACTCACTACCCGGTGACCGTGGTCGCGCACACCAGAGACGACGCGCTGGTGGTGGTTGTCGAGGCGATCCGCGAGGCGCTGCCGCACCTTCCGGCCGCCGAGATCTGCCAGCGTTTGGTCGGTGTGCTGGACCAGCTGCCCGAAGTTGGCGACCAAACCCCCGACGCGCTCGACGTTCTCATCGCGGCCGAGCGCGCCGCATGCGATGACCTCGCGGCCCGTTCGGCGCCCACCCCGGATGACACGGTGTGGCAGGCCTTCGAGCGGCAGGTCGCCGCCACGCCGGATGCGGTCGCCCTGAGCACCGGCGGTGGTGAGCGCTATACCTATGCCGAACTGTACGATGACGCCGCCCGGCTGGCGGGCGAGCTGGCCGAACGCGGGGTAGGCCCGGAAGCCGTTGTCGCCCTGGTGCTGCCACGCTCGTCTCGGTCCATCGTCGCCATTCTCGGCGTGCTGGCCGCCGGTGGCGCCTATCTGCCCGTCGACATCACGCTGCCGGCCGCTCGCATCGAATCCATTTTCCGGCAGGCCAATCCGTTGCTTGCCGTCACCGAAGCCGGCTGCTCGGAACTGGTCACGGCGGGTATCCCCACCCTGATCATCGACGATCCCGGTGTCTCGGAGCGCATTTCGCGACGTGCAGCCGCTGCCCCGACAGTTTCCCGTCATCCCAGCCACAGCGCCTATGTCATCTTCACCTCCGGCTCGACCGGTGAACCCAAGGGCGTCATCGGCACCCATGCCGCGCTGCTGAGCTATTACGCCGACCATCGCGAGCGGGTGTATCGGGCGGCGTCGGGGCGCCTGGGCCGCCCGATGCGGATCGCGCATGCCTGGTCGCTGGGCTTTGACGCCTCATGGCAGCCGATGGTCGGCCTGCTCGACGGTCATTGGCTGCATCTGTTCGACCCCGAGGAAATGCGCGACGCCGATCGGCTGGTGCTGGGCATGGCCGCCCACCGGATCGACATGATCGACACCACCCCGTCGATGTTCGGGCAGCTTCGAGCCGCGGGACTGGCGGATCACAACCTCGCGGTGCTCGCCCTGGGTGGCGAAGCCATCGACCGCTCGCTGTGGGAGCAGTTGCGCGGGCTGTCGCCCACCGCGGTGTACAACTGTTACGGCCCGACCGAGATGACGGTCGAAGCGGTGGTGGCCCGGGTCGACGAGCATCCGACGCCGACGATCGGCACGGTGAACGCCGGAACGTTCGGCTACGTGTTGGACTCGGCGCTGCGGATGGTGCCCAACGGTGTGGTGGGTGAGCTGTATCTCTCCGGCGCGCAGCTGGCTCGTGGCTACATCGGCGGGTCTGGACTGACCGCGGCCCGTTTTGTGGCCGACCCGTTCCGCCCGGGCCAACGCATGTACCGCACCGGCGATGTGGTGCGGCGGCTGCCGCACGGTGGCTACGCCTATCTGGGCCGTGGCGACACCCAGGTGAAGATTCGGGGCCACCGGGTCGAGCTCGGTGAGATCGAGGCCGCGTTGCGTGGCCAGACCCAGGTACACGACGCGGCGGTGTCGGTCTTGTCCCGCGAAACCGGCACCATCCTGGTGGGTTTTGTGGTGTGGCAAGACAACGTCGAGGGTGACCTGGCTGGGCTGCGCGCCGCGCTCGCCAAACGCCTGCCGTCCTACATGGTTCCGGCCAGGATCGTGGCGCTGCCTGCGCTGCCGGTGAACGCCAACGGCAAACTGGACGGCCATGCCCTGGACCGGTTGGCCGAGGACGCGCTGTCGACGGTCCCCGTGGGTGAGGCAGGGTCGGCGTGCACCGCCACCGAGCGATCGCTGTGCGAACTGTTCGCCGAGCAGTTCAACGGGGTGGTGCCACACCTCGACGACGACTTCTTCCTGTTCGGGTTGGACAGCATTGTGGCGATCTCGTTGGTGCACAAGGCGAGACGACGGGGTCTGGCGTTGAGTCCGCGGACGGTGCTGGGCGCTCCGACCATTCGCCAGCTCGCGGCCGCCATCGACGCGGCGGCCGGTTCGGATGCGGCCGTTACGGACCCCGACCAGGGTGAGGTGCTGCCGTTACCGATGGTGTCCTGGCTGTACGAGCACGGCAACTATCGACGTTTCACCCATACCGTATTGCTTCGGCTGCCCACCGGCATCGACCACTCGTCCATCGAGTCGATGCTGCAGCTGCTGCTCGATGGTCACGACACCCTGCGATCCATTTTGATCGACACCCCGGCGGGCCCGCGTCTGGTCACCCGCGAACCCGGCGTGGTCCGTGCCGCCGACCTGCTTACCCGGGTAGAACTGGCGAAACCCACTGACGACGAACTGATCTCGGCCATTAGCCGCACCGCTCGCGGTGTGTTGGATCAGATCGATCCGCGCGCCGGTGCGATGGTGCGATCGGTTTGGTTCTCCGGTGCCGAGCACGGCGAGGTGCTGCTGCTCACCGCTCACCACCTGACGGTGGACGTGGTGTCCTGGCACATCATGCTGGGCGATCTCGCGGAAGCATGGCGCTGCGTGACGGCCGGCACGGCGCCCAAGATGCTGTCGGAGTTCACGTCGTACCGTCGATGGTGTGCGCTGATGTGGCAACGGGCCGCTGCCCCAGAGGTGCATGCCCAACGCCAGTACTGGGCCGGGCAGGTCGGCGAACCCGATCCCGTGTTGGGAGCGCGGCGCCCGGACCCGACACGCGATACCTGGTCCACACTGCGAGTCACCCGGGTGGTCACCCCGGTCGACGTCACCGAGCGCATGCTTTCCACGATCACCCGCGAGGAAGGTGTGCGTGAATTCTTGTTGGCCGCGGCCACGATGACCATTGCAAGCTGGCGGCGCGAACGTGCGCAGGATCCGGCGTCGGGCACCCTGGTGGCCTTGGAGGGCCATGGTCGCGCCGATGCCGTCATGAACACCGACACCACCAACACCGTCGGATGGTTCACCAGCGCGTTCCCGGTGCGGCTCGGAGCCGGTGCGGCGGCGGTCGATATCGAGCGGGCCGAACGGGATTCGGGGGCGGCTCGGGCCCTGCTGGAGTCGGTGGTCTGCCACCTTGGCGCGATCCCCAACGACGGTTTGGATTACGGCCTGCTGCGCTATGTGGCCGAGGTCCCCGAGTTGCGGGAGACCGCCGAACCACAGATTCAGTTCAGCTATCTGGGGCGTCTGGACCTCGGTGTGACCGACCAGCCCTGGTCGCCATTGGCCGGTCCCTATCTCGATGCTCTCCCGGACGATCCCGAGCCCGAGCTGCCGCTGCGGTTCGCCTTGAACCTCAGCGCATTTGTCGCCAGCACCCCCGACGGAACACAACTGATCAGCAACTGGCGCTGGTGTGCTGCCCTGTTCACATCGTCGGACATCGACCGCATGACGCAATTCTGGCAGCGGGGAATCGCCGCGCTGGCGGCTGGCGTGGACCGCAACCCCGGCTAG